In Numidum massiliense, a single genomic region encodes these proteins:
- the ilvD gene encoding dihydroxy-acid dehydratase, whose protein sequence is MSDTKETKDLRIKSRVISEGEQRTPNRAYLRAVGFSDDDFKKPMIGVASTWSEVTPCNMHIDKLALEAKAGARDAGGAPLVFNTITVSDGISMGTEGMRYSLPSREVIADSIETVVGGERLDGFVAIGGCDKNMPGCMIAIGRLNLPAVFVYGGTIKPGKLHGKDIDIVSAFEGVGQYNSGQIDRAELHQIECHACPGAGSCGGMYTANTMASAIEAMGMSLPSSASNPAESAEKVDDCRKAGEAVLELLRKRITPRDIMTKEAFENAITVVMALGGSTNAILHLMAMAHAVDVDLQLEDFERIQKRVPHLADLKPSGRYVMQNLHEVGGVPAVMKLLLAEGLLHGDCLTVTGKTLAENLQGQPSLSKGQDVIRSLDNPMREDGPLVVLRGNLAPEGAVAKVSGLKVPSITGPAKVFDTEEAATEAVVNDRVQAGDVVVIRYEGPKGGPGMPEMLSLTAILVGKGLGEKVGLITDGRFSGGTHGLVVGHVAPEAQVGGPIALLRDGDLVTIDSDKQQLSVALSEEELAARRKEWQAPPLRYEKGVLYKYATLVSSASKGAITD, encoded by the coding sequence ATGTCAGACACAAAAGAGACGAAAGATTTGCGAATCAAAAGCCGCGTCATTAGTGAAGGGGAGCAGCGCACGCCGAACCGCGCCTACTTACGCGCTGTCGGTTTTAGTGACGACGATTTTAAAAAACCGATGATCGGCGTCGCCAGTACGTGGAGCGAAGTGACGCCTTGCAACATGCACATCGACAAGTTAGCGCTCGAGGCGAAGGCCGGTGCGCGCGACGCGGGTGGGGCGCCGCTCGTCTTTAACACGATTACAGTATCAGACGGGATTTCGATGGGGACGGAAGGGATGCGTTACTCGCTCCCGAGCCGCGAAGTGATCGCCGACTCGATCGAAACGGTCGTCGGCGGGGAGCGGCTGGACGGGTTTGTCGCCATCGGCGGTTGCGACAAAAACATGCCCGGCTGTATGATTGCCATCGGCCGTTTGAACTTGCCGGCCGTGTTCGTGTACGGCGGGACGATTAAACCCGGAAAGTTGCACGGTAAAGACATCGACATCGTTTCTGCTTTTGAGGGAGTCGGGCAGTACAACAGCGGACAGATCGACCGTGCCGAATTGCACCAGATCGAGTGTCACGCTTGCCCAGGCGCCGGTTCGTGCGGCGGGATGTATACGGCGAATACGATGGCGTCGGCGATTGAGGCGATGGGGATGAGCTTGCCGAGCAGTGCCTCTAACCCTGCCGAATCAGCGGAGAAGGTGGACGACTGCCGCAAGGCGGGCGAAGCAGTGCTCGAGCTGTTGCGCAAAAGGATTACGCCCCGGGATATCATGACGAAAGAGGCGTTTGAGAACGCGATTACGGTCGTCATGGCGCTCGGCGGGTCGACGAATGCGATTTTGCACTTAATGGCGATGGCACACGCTGTCGACGTCGACCTGCAATTGGAAGATTTTGAGCGCATTCAAAAACGGGTACCACACCTCGCCGACTTAAAACCGAGCGGCCGCTATGTGATGCAAAACTTGCACGAAGTAGGTGGCGTGCCTGCGGTAATGAAGCTATTGCTTGCAGAAGGGCTGCTACACGGCGATTGCTTGACGGTCACCGGCAAGACGTTGGCAGAAAACTTACAGGGGCAGCCGTCACTCAGTAAAGGGCAAGATGTCATTCGTTCACTGGACAACCCGATGCGGGAAGATGGGCCACTCGTCGTTTTGCGCGGGAATTTGGCACCGGAAGGCGCCGTCGCCAAAGTGTCGGGTTTGAAGGTGCCATCGATCACCGGACCGGCGAAAGTGTTTGACACCGAGGAAGCGGCGACCGAGGCGGTTGTGAATGACCGCGTCCAAGCGGGGGATGTCGTCGTCATTCGCTACGAAGGGCCGAAAGGCGGTCCCGGTATGCCGGAAATGTTGTCACTGACGGCGATTCTCGTCGGCAAAGGGTTAGGGGAGAAGGTTGGCTTAATTACGGACGGTCGTTTTTCCGGCGGTACGCACGGCCTCGTCGTCGGTCACGTCGCGCCGGAAGCGCAAGTCGGTGGGCCGATTGCGCTCCTCCGCGACGGCGATCTCGTGACGATCGACAGCGACAAACAACAACTGTCCGTTGCCCTAAGCGAGGAGGAGCTCGCCGCGCGGCGGAAAGAGTGGCAAGCGCCGCCGCTGCGCTACGAGAAAGGCGTGCTGTACAAGTATGCGACTCTCGTCTCTTCCGCGTCGAAAGGAGCCATTACGGATTAA
- the ilvB gene encoding biosynthetic-type acetolactate synthase large subunit has product MSAQAMPAENFLERIKEEQGEELSGAEILLRCLIQEGVEHIFGYPGGAVLPIYDSLYASALNHLLTRHEQGAVHAADGYARASGKPGVVIATSGPGATNLVTGIATAHMDSIPLVCITGNVATTAIGTDAFQEADITGITMPITKHSYLVRDTRDLPRIVKEAFHIATTGRPGPVLIDIPKDVANNKIRFQMEERVSLRGYNPTTKPHPLQVERLRQAVAEAKRPVILAGGGVITAGADAELVAFAEAAHIPVTTSLMGLGGFPGQHPLFLGMPGMHGTYAANQALLNCDLLIGIGARFDDRITMGRLDKFATKAKIVHIDIDPAEIGKVVETYIPLVGDVKRVLQAVNERVPQTESEDWHAQINAWKREYPLSYKKHPNTLMPQWVIEHLYESTGGDAIVAVDVGQHQMWVAQYFHFAKTRSLLSSSGLGTMGFGFPAAIGAQMANPGKTVIAVTGDGGFQMNAQELAICAIHNIPVKVAIINNQCLGMVRQWQELFYENRYSQIDLSGSPDFVKLAEAHGVRGFRATTEEEAADVWRQALAFPGPAVVDFHVRPEENVYPMVAAGTGLDEMIMGEDDE; this is encoded by the coding sequence ATGAGTGCACAGGCTATGCCAGCCGAAAATTTTTTGGAACGGATTAAGGAGGAACAGGGAGAGGAGCTAAGCGGAGCGGAAATTTTACTGCGCTGTCTCATACAAGAGGGCGTGGAGCACATTTTCGGATATCCGGGTGGGGCGGTTCTGCCGATTTACGATTCGCTGTACGCAAGTGCACTAAACCACCTCCTCACTCGGCACGAACAAGGCGCCGTGCACGCTGCCGACGGTTACGCGCGCGCCTCGGGTAAGCCGGGGGTCGTCATTGCGACATCGGGTCCGGGGGCGACTAACTTAGTGACGGGCATCGCCACGGCGCATATGGATTCGATTCCGCTCGTCTGTATAACCGGGAACGTGGCGACGACGGCAATTGGCACGGACGCGTTTCAGGAGGCGGACATTACGGGTATTACGATGCCGATTACGAAACACAGCTATTTGGTGCGCGACACGCGCGACTTACCGCGCATCGTGAAGGAAGCTTTTCACATTGCGACGACAGGAAGGCCCGGTCCGGTGTTGATTGACATTCCGAAAGACGTCGCCAACAATAAAATTCGCTTCCAGATGGAGGAGCGCGTCTCGCTCCGCGGATACAATCCGACGACGAAGCCGCACCCGCTTCAAGTCGAGCGGTTGCGCCAAGCGGTTGCTGAGGCGAAACGGCCAGTCATTTTGGCTGGAGGCGGCGTCATCACTGCCGGCGCCGATGCGGAGTTGGTCGCTTTTGCCGAAGCGGCGCACATTCCGGTGACGACGTCGTTAATGGGGCTCGGCGGCTTTCCCGGGCAGCACCCGCTATTTTTAGGGATGCCGGGGATGCACGGCACGTACGCGGCGAACCAAGCGCTACTCAACTGCGATTTGCTCATAGGCATCGGGGCGCGCTTCGACGATCGAATTACGATGGGGCGTCTCGACAAATTTGCGACTAAGGCAAAAATTGTCCACATCGATATCGATCCGGCGGAAATCGGCAAAGTCGTCGAGACATACATCCCGCTTGTCGGCGATGTGAAACGCGTCTTGCAAGCTGTGAACGAGCGCGTACCGCAAACTGAGTCGGAGGACTGGCACGCCCAGATTAACGCGTGGAAGCGAGAGTATCCCCTTTCGTACAAAAAGCATCCGAATACGTTGATGCCGCAGTGGGTGATTGAGCATTTGTATGAATCGACAGGTGGCGACGCGATTGTAGCGGTCGACGTCGGGCAGCACCAAATGTGGGTCGCGCAGTACTTTCATTTTGCCAAAACGCGTTCGCTATTATCCTCTAGCGGCCTAGGGACGATGGGCTTCGGCTTTCCGGCAGCAATCGGTGCGCAAATGGCAAACCCCGGGAAAACAGTTATTGCCGTAACCGGAGACGGCGGTTTTCAAATGAACGCCCAAGAGTTGGCTATCTGCGCAATTCACAATATACCGGTAAAAGTGGCAATTATTAATAACCAATGTCTCGGGATGGTGCGGCAGTGGCAAGAGTTGTTCTATGAAAATCGGTACAGTCAGATCGATTTGTCCGGTAGCCCCGACTTCGTTAAGTTGGCCGAAGCGCACGGCGTACGCGGCTTCCGGGCGACGACGGAGGAAGAAGCGGCCGACGTGTGGCGGCAAGCGCTCGCCTTTCCGGGACCAGCCGTCGTCGACTTCCACGTCCGTCCGGAAGAAAACGTGTATCCAATGGTGGCGGCGGGCACCGGCCTCGACGAGATGATCATGGGGGAGGATGACGAATGA
- the ilvN gene encoding acetolactate synthase small subunit has product MKHVLSVLVNNTPGVLARVASLFGRRNFNIDSISVGESEESGLSRMIIVSDGDDQTMEQVKKQLHKLVDVIKVLDLSENPMVARELMLLKVDVAPAQRTEVNGILEPFRAAVVDVGAHSLVIQATGERQKLDALVELMAPYGVKEICRTGVTAMARAPLSR; this is encoded by the coding sequence ATGAAACACGTGTTATCCGTACTCGTCAACAACACACCTGGGGTGTTAGCACGGGTCGCCAGCTTGTTTGGCCGGCGCAACTTCAACATCGACAGCATCAGTGTCGGCGAGTCAGAAGAATCCGGACTGTCGCGTATGATCATCGTCTCCGACGGGGACGACCAGACGATGGAGCAAGTGAAAAAGCAGCTACACAAGCTCGTCGACGTCATTAAAGTGCTCGATTTAAGTGAAAACCCGATGGTGGCGCGTGAGTTGATGTTGCTGAAAGTGGACGTCGCACCGGCGCAGCGCACCGAGGTGAACGGCATTTTAGAACCGTTCCGCGCCGCTGTCGTCGATGTCGGGGCTCATTCGCTTGTCATCCAAGCGACTGGCGAAAGGCAGAAACTCGATGCCCTCGTCGAATTAATGGCTCCGTACGGGGTGAAAGAAATTTGCCGTACAGGCGTGACAGCAATGGCGCGAGCGCCGCTAAGTCGGTAA
- the ilvC gene encoding ketol-acid reductoisomerase yields the protein MVKMYYENDADLNVLQGKTVAVVGYGSQGHAHAQNLRDSGVQVIIGARPGKSWKQAEKDGFTVKTVAEATEASDVIQLLLPDEVQPDTYKEAIEPHLQPGKMLMFAHGFNIHFQQIVPPENVDVVLIAPKGPGHLVRRVYEEGFGVPALIAVEQNASGQAFEIGMAYAKGIGATKAGVLETTFKEETETDLFGEQTVLCGGVTELVKAGFKTLVDAGYQPEIAYFECFHELKLIVDLMYEGGLSGMRYSISDTAEFGDYSSGKRVIGEASKQAMEDVLKDIQNGTFAKKWIEEHKSGRPNFNRMRQEDQDSQLEQVGKELRDMMSWIEK from the coding sequence ATGGTAAAAATGTACTACGAAAACGATGCAGATTTGAATGTATTGCAAGGGAAGACGGTCGCGGTCGTCGGTTACGGGAGCCAAGGACACGCGCACGCACAAAATTTGCGCGACAGCGGGGTGCAAGTGATCATCGGCGCGCGTCCCGGAAAATCGTGGAAACAGGCGGAAAAAGACGGCTTTACCGTTAAAACGGTGGCAGAGGCGACCGAAGCGAGTGACGTCATTCAACTGTTGTTGCCGGACGAAGTGCAACCCGACACGTACAAAGAAGCGATCGAACCGCATTTACAGCCAGGAAAAATGCTCATGTTCGCGCACGGCTTTAACATTCACTTCCAACAAATCGTGCCGCCGGAAAACGTCGACGTCGTACTCATCGCGCCGAAAGGTCCGGGTCACTTAGTGCGTCGCGTGTACGAAGAAGGGTTTGGCGTGCCAGCGTTAATCGCGGTTGAACAAAATGCGAGTGGGCAGGCGTTCGAGATCGGTATGGCTTATGCGAAAGGGATCGGGGCGACGAAAGCGGGCGTTTTGGAAACGACGTTTAAAGAAGAGACGGAAACAGACTTGTTCGGCGAGCAAACAGTGCTGTGCGGCGGTGTGACCGAACTCGTCAAAGCCGGGTTCAAAACGTTAGTCGACGCCGGTTACCAACCGGAAATCGCCTATTTCGAATGTTTCCACGAGTTAAAGCTCATCGTTGACCTCATGTACGAGGGCGGACTGAGCGGGATGCGCTACTCCATTAGCGATACGGCCGAGTTCGGCGACTACTCGAGCGGCAAGCGCGTCATCGGGGAAGCGTCGAAGCAAGCGATGGAAGACGTATTGAAAGACATTCAAAACGGGACGTTCGCCAAAAAGTGGATCGAGGAACATAAGAGTGGTCGGCCAAACTTTAACCGCATGAGACAAGAGGATCAAGATAGCCAATTAGAACAAGTAGGGAAAGAGTTGCGCGACATGATGTCGTGGATCGAGAAGTAA